The proteins below are encoded in one region of Bombus terrestris chromosome 7, iyBomTerr1.2, whole genome shotgun sequence:
- the LOC100649211 gene encoding uncharacterized protein LOC100649211, which translates to MPDQEITGKTKDIGRRQAIPIIYTRGTHYDIGFDIGRTFSDLIQKFVDAYRPLNETYLPLYKTEAGRKIYDETLACVEQQFPGYVKEIQGTADGANVPFHKLFLMHLDDIVPNVANEGQGNALPVGCSTIMCNQPGQEILGHNEDALSETLNHWYLVSAHVIEPGCKQENFTSLSYAGFLPGYTMGYNQYGLVYTINTLSAATLRSGKTPRYFLTRALLTAENYVQAQQILRNEGFGAAEGFSVNMTFLMQEGDRMFHNAEVGPCEINGTQSQLSILTVSPGENTVHCNKYLRLKIPEVDGLIVDSSIKRMAAICNHPPAKCRQDVINILSDQTDENYRVYQEKDKDDPVKTIATGIFDCIERTWSIYTNKPNSTEPILVIPLRLNGEPTVPDM; encoded by the exons ATGCCCGATCAAGAGATAACTGGCAAGACAAAGGACATCGGAAGGAGGCAAGCGATTCCTATCATTTACACCAGAGGAACTCATTACGACATCGGCTTTGATATC GGTCGTACGTTTTCCGATCTAATTCAAAAGTTCGTTGACGCGTATCGACCACTCAATGAAACCTATTTGCCACTTTACAAAACGGAAGCGGGTAGAAAAATTTACGACGAGACTCTTGCCTGCGTCGAACAGCAATTTCCCGGATATGTTAAGGAAATTCAAGGAACGGCCGACGGTGCGAACGTTCCCTTTCACAAG TTGTTTCTCATGCATTTAGATGATATCGTGCCAAATGTGGCAAATGAAGGACAAGGAAATGCGTTACCGGTTGGTTGTTCGACCATCATGTGCAATCAGCCTGGACAG GAAATTTTGGGACATAACGAGGATGCGCTTAGCGAAACGTTAAATCATTGGTATTTAGTTTCGGCGCATGTAATCGAACCAGGATGCAAGCAGGAGAATTTTACGTCTTTGAGTTATGCTGGTTTTTTACCAGGATACACGATGGGTTATAATCAGTATGGTCTAGTTTATACCATCAATACGCTTAGTGCCGCTACCTTGAGATCTGGTAAAACAC CCAGATACTTCCTAACCCGGGCATTGTTAACTGCGGAGAATTACGTGCAAGCTCAACAAATTTTAAGAAACGAAGGTTTCGGCGCGGCAGAAGGTTTCTCGGTAAATATGACCTTCCTAATGCAAGAAGGAGATAGAATGTTTCATAATGCCGAGGTCGGTCCTTGCGAGATCAATGGCACGCAATCGCAATTAAGCATTTTGACCGTTAGTCCTGGAGAGAATACGGTTCACTGTAACAa GTATCTCCGACTGAAAATACCCGAAGTCGACGGTCTCATCGTTGATAGTAGCATCAAAAGAATGGCTGCTATTTGCAACCACCCTCCAGCAAAATGTCGCCAAgatgttataaatattctaaGCGACCAAACGGATGAGAACTATAGAGTTTAtcaagaaaaagataaagacgACCCTGTAAAAACTATAGCAACTG GTATCTTCGACTGCATTGAAAGAACCTGGTCTATTTATACGAATAAACCAAATTCTACGGAACCAATTTTGGTAATACCGCTACGATTAAACGGCGAACCGACTGTTCCTGATATGTAA
- the LOC100647848 gene encoding putative E3 ubiquitin-protein ligase UBR7 isoform X1 yields the protein MSENIEEIIEEENSVTMLDVLREENQLEEDAYAVLGASDDKNCTYSKGYTRQALYACKTCCQKSVRAAVCLACSFHCHEGHELVELYTKRHFRCDCGNSKFGGKKCNLDPSKDLLNSENQYNHNFDGLYCICQRPYPDPDDTVNDEMLQCIICEDWYHSKHLECEKEMPADDAYDEMICAGCMKKNDFLWNYANKHTALTTTEVSFVDKEEELIDVESESKSCRMPRNNSAKRIVSRGSCFWIEGWRAALCTCETCKELYREKHIAFLLDPTDSVHAYEEAGKINSRESRYEKGMKALASLGRVEQLTAIEEYNNMKERLKQYLQKFAENKKVVREEDIKEFFSEMESKKRPKVVIPTYCR from the exons atgtCTGAAAATATCGAGGAAATTATCGAAGAAGAAAATTCTGTTACAATGTTAGATGTACTTCGAGAAGAGAATCAGTTAGAAGAGGACGCGTATGCGGTTCTTGGTGCATCTGATGACAAAAATTGCACTTACAGCAAG GGTTATACACGGCAAGCTCTTTACGCATGTAAAACCTGTTGTCAGAAATCAGTACGTGCAGCAGTTTGTCTTGCTTGCAGTTTTCATTGTCACGAAGGTCATGAACTTGTCGAATTATATACTAAAAGACATTTTAGATGTGACTGTGGTAATTCAAAGTTTGGAGGAAAAAAATGTAACCTGGATCCT TCAAAGGATTTACTAAATTCTGAAAATCAATATAATCACAACTTTGATGGCCTTTATTGCATTTGTCAGAGACCATATCCAGATCCAGATGATACTGTTAATGATGAAATGTTACAATGTATAATCTGCGAAGACTGGTATCATTCGAAG CATTTAGAATGTGAAAAGGAAATGCCAGCGGATGATGCGTATGATGAAATGATTTGTGCTGGCTGTATGAAAAAGAATGACTTCCTGTGGAATTATGCCAACAAACACACAG CTTTGACAACAACAGAAGTCTCTTTTGTTGATAAAGAAGAGGAATTGATTGACGTTGAAAGTGAATCAAAAAGTTGTAGAATGCCAAGAAACAATTCCGCAAAACGAATAGTATCACGGGGAAGTTGTTTTTGGATAGAAGGATGGAGAGCTGCTCTATGTACTTGTGAAACATGCAAAGAG CTCTACCGAGAGAAACATATCGCGTTCCTCCTTGATCCAACAGACAGTGTACACGCGTACGAGGAAGCTGGTAAAATAAATAGTCGAGAATCGCGATACGAGAAGGGTATGAAAGCTCTTGCCTCTTTAGGTCGTGTCGAACAATTAACTGCTATCGAAG AATACAATAATATGAAGGAACGATTGAAAcaatatttgcaaaaatttgCTGAAAACAAGAAAGTCGTGCGAGAAGAAGATATAAAGGAATTTTTCTCGGAAATGGAATCGAAGAAGCGACCAAAAGTAGTAATACCTACGTATTGTCGTTGA
- the LOC100647848 gene encoding putative E3 ubiquitin-protein ligase UBR7 isoform X2: MSENIEEIIEEENSVTMLDVLREENQLEEDAYAVLGASDDKNCTYSKGYTRQALYACKTCCQKSVRAAVCLACSFHCHEGHELVELYTKRHFRCDCGNSKFGGKKCNLDPRPYPDPDDTVNDEMLQCIICEDWYHSKHLECEKEMPADDAYDEMICAGCMKKNDFLWNYANKHTALTTTEVSFVDKEEELIDVESESKSCRMPRNNSAKRIVSRGSCFWIEGWRAALCTCETCKELYREKHIAFLLDPTDSVHAYEEAGKINSRESRYEKGMKALASLGRVEQLTAIEEYNNMKERLKQYLQKFAENKKVVREEDIKEFFSEMESKKRPKVVIPTYCR, translated from the exons atgtCTGAAAATATCGAGGAAATTATCGAAGAAGAAAATTCTGTTACAATGTTAGATGTACTTCGAGAAGAGAATCAGTTAGAAGAGGACGCGTATGCGGTTCTTGGTGCATCTGATGACAAAAATTGCACTTACAGCAAG GGTTATACACGGCAAGCTCTTTACGCATGTAAAACCTGTTGTCAGAAATCAGTACGTGCAGCAGTTTGTCTTGCTTGCAGTTTTCATTGTCACGAAGGTCATGAACTTGTCGAATTATATACTAAAAGACATTTTAGATGTGACTGTGGTAATTCAAAGTTTGGAGGAAAAAAATGTAACCTGGATCCT AGACCATATCCAGATCCAGATGATACTGTTAATGATGAAATGTTACAATGTATAATCTGCGAAGACTGGTATCATTCGAAG CATTTAGAATGTGAAAAGGAAATGCCAGCGGATGATGCGTATGATGAAATGATTTGTGCTGGCTGTATGAAAAAGAATGACTTCCTGTGGAATTATGCCAACAAACACACAG CTTTGACAACAACAGAAGTCTCTTTTGTTGATAAAGAAGAGGAATTGATTGACGTTGAAAGTGAATCAAAAAGTTGTAGAATGCCAAGAAACAATTCCGCAAAACGAATAGTATCACGGGGAAGTTGTTTTTGGATAGAAGGATGGAGAGCTGCTCTATGTACTTGTGAAACATGCAAAGAG CTCTACCGAGAGAAACATATCGCGTTCCTCCTTGATCCAACAGACAGTGTACACGCGTACGAGGAAGCTGGTAAAATAAATAGTCGAGAATCGCGATACGAGAAGGGTATGAAAGCTCTTGCCTCTTTAGGTCGTGTCGAACAATTAACTGCTATCGAAG AATACAATAATATGAAGGAACGATTGAAAcaatatttgcaaaaatttgCTGAAAACAAGAAAGTCGTGCGAGAAGAAGATATAAAGGAATTTTTCTCGGAAATGGAATCGAAGAAGCGACCAAAAGTAGTAATACCTACGTATTGTCGTTGA
- the LOC100643240 gene encoding zinc finger protein 267, translating into MEEVTKCRYIDCVDTREKQQILHELPVCDTGLCVRWLINSGHVDLIGSDLDVLRSMRFFICNNHFTEDCYLSKGTLKDNAVPSPHWSTVSRALRNSKTRRKIQLNNQESSMEEVATDQHTEKNVSSELEVDQWCRTCATKKQNLVSMMTGKSTDMSLLSKLKLLIEIDDEDALPTKMCNECVDKLEQSFKFFQQIYVADNTLRHVFPNTRPSSTPRKPLYSISKHMRNEQKEKEKEKEKEEEQQQQQDCAPKITRGIFRRGRGRPRTRGYAARARARQRSGHIPISVPSTTNSNANLNDNKTYESRVNETTALKSESQTMILDEERQGDTVFSLLTDTCHMDEELDWSDVLKVMNDQRYQQVTSRLETETKLKEKTQKKNTEEQVIESEITELQAEATLEPSKVEMKTETEIEIKEEIEMEIKMEVEAEAEAEKTEAEQKVQSTEDKSTMEEVQEIRCEFCSESFKLRLQLQTHLLTDHSQLSGYMCIDCLICYENESSLSKHRSLHHGDRRYRCEHCHQEFLEKRILRDHIKKCESHDTTNYSCYSCELIFSSKQELINHVKTHPESSLIPFHSDFDNSQKIENELVSSVEATVKQEPQSEYPSSVISSKDTVGEISMSNPDEKYSSGAIISSDTLKTDAVEEEMQQPTDGEKSAMVICPDCNEQMHDSMELSVHRMRRHSMNRKDATCLLCDNKSFSSLDEYEQHVLDHCKRLRISP; encoded by the exons ATGGAGGAAGTAACCAAATGCAGATACATCGATTGTGTCGACACACGGGAAAAGCAGCAAATACTTCATGAACTTCCCGTTTGTGATACCGGTCTCTGTGTGAGGTGGTTGATCAACAGTGGTCACGTGGACCTAATTGGAAGTGATCTTGATGTTTTACGGTCTATGAGattttttatttgcaataatCACTTTACGGAGGATTGCTATCTTAGTAAAGGCACTCTAAAGGACAATGCAGTCCCTTCTCCGCATTGGAGTACTGTTTCAAGGGCACTGAGGAATTCGAAAACACGACGG aaaattcaattaaacaATCAAGAAAGTTCTATGGAGGAAGTAGCAACGGATCAGCATACAGAGAAAAATGTTTCTTCAGAGCTTGAAGTGGATCAGTGGTGTAGAACGTGCGCGACCAAGAAACAGAACCTTGTAAGCATGATGACAGGAAAGAGCACAGACATGAGTCTTCTATCAAAATTGAAGCTTTTAATAGAAATTGACGATGAAGATGCTTTACCCACAAAAATGTGCAATGAATGTGTAGACAAGTTGGAACAATCGTTCAAGTTTTTTCAACAGATTTATGTAGCAGACAATACATTGCGTCATGTGTTTCCAAATACACGACCAAGTAGTACACCCAGAAAGCCTTTGTATTCAATCAGTAAACATATGAGAAATGaacaaaaggaaaaggaaaaagagaaagagaaagaggaggagcagcaacaacagcaagaTTGTGCTCCAAAAATTACTCGTGGTATCTTTAGACGTGGTCGAGGTAGACCTCGCACTAGAGGCTACGCAGCCAGGGCAAGGGCAAGACAAAGATCCGGTCATATACCGATCTCAGTTCCAAGTACTACTAATTCCAATGCTAATCTgaatgataataagacgtacgagaGCAGAGTGAACGAGACTACCGCGTTGAAAAGCGAATCTCAGACCATGATTCTCGACGAAGAAAGACAAGGTGATACCGTATTTTCTTTACTTACCGATACATGCCATATGGACGAAGAATTAGATTGGTCGGATGTATTAAAAGTAATGAACGATCAAAGATACCAGCAGGTCACTTCTAGACTAGAAACTGAAACAAAGTTGAAGGAGAAAACACAAAAGAAGAATACAGAGGAACAGGTAATTGAATCGGAAATTACTGAATTACAAGCGGAGGCAACATTGGAACCGTCGAAAGTGGAAATGAAGACAGAAACTGAAATTGAGATCAAAGAAGAGATTGAGATGGAGATAAAAATGGAGGTGGAGGCGGAGGCAGAAGCGGAGAAGACGGAGGCAGAACAGAAGGTGCAATCTACCGAGGACAAATCGACAATGGAGGAGGTTCAAGAAATACGTTGTGAATTTTGCAGCGAATCATTCAAACTTAGACTTCAGTTACAAACACATTTATTGACCGATCATTCTCAATTGTCAGGATATATGTGTATAGATTGCTTAATTTGCTATGAAAATGAATCGTCACTGTCAAAACACCGTAGTTTACATCATGGAGATCGAAGATATCGCTGCGAACATTGCCATCAAGAATTTCTTGAGAAAAGAATACTGAGAGATcatattaaaaaatgtgaatCGCACGATACAACCAATTACTCGTGCTATTCGTGCGAGTTAATATTTTCTTCGAAACAAGAGCTGATCAATCATGTGAAAACTCATCCGGAAAGTTCGCTCATACCGTTTCACTCGGATTTCGATAATTCGCAGAAAATTGAGAATGAATTGGTATCATCTGTGGAAGCCACAGTAAAGCAAGAACCACAATCCGAATACCCTTCTTCCGTTATATCTTCGAAAGATACCGTCGGCGAAATTTCCATGTCGAATCCAGATGAAAAATATAGCAGTGGCGCGATTATTTCGAGCGATACACTTAAGACTGATGCAGTCGAGGAGGAAATGCAACAGCCAACTGATGGCGAAAAATCGGCGATGGTAATTTGTCCCGATTGCAACGAGCAAATGCACGATTCAATGGAACTCAGTGTTCATCGAATGCGTCGTCATTCGATGAATAGGAAGGATGCGACGTGTCTTCTCTGCGACAACAAATCCTTTTCTTCTTTGGATGAATACGAACAACATGTACTAGATCATTGCAAGCGACTAAGAATATCACCATGA